In the genome of Thermodesulfovibrionales bacterium, one region contains:
- the clpS gene encoding ATP-dependent Clp protease adapter ClpS, whose protein sequence is MAQNGTRVKERPAEKTEQETREPPLFKVFLLNDDYTTMDFVVYILESVFGKPTTEATQIMLHVHKKGAGLCGVYTREIAETKVALVHELARERNFPLKCRTEKE, encoded by the coding sequence ATGGCGCAGAACGGAACAAGGGTTAAGGAAAGGCCTGCTGAAAAGACCGAGCAGGAGACGCGGGAGCCCCCTCTCTTTAAGGTCTTTCTCCTGAACGATGACTACACAACGATGGACTTTGTCGTGTACATCCTCGAGAGCGTCTTTGGCAAGCCCACAACCGAGGCCACGCAGATCATGCTCCACGTCCATAAGAAAGGCGCCGGTCTGTGCGGGGTCTATACCCGGGAAATCGCAGAGACAAAAGTTGCCCTGGTCCATGAACTCGCGCGGGAAAGGAATTTCCCTCTAAAATGCAGGACGGAGAAGGAATGA